From the genome of Agromyces badenianii:
GGGCGCCACGGCCGACCAGATCCGCAACCGGGTCAAGACCGTGCTGCAGATGGCGGTCGTGCTCACCTACGGCGCGTCGATGCCGGTCGTGAAGATGGGCCGCATGGCGGGCCAGTTCGCCAAGCCCCGCTCGAGCGACACCGAGACCCGCGGCGACGTCACCCTGCCCGCTTACCGCGGCGACATCGTGAACGGCTACGACTTCACCCCCGAGTCCCGCGCCGCCGACCCCGCACGGCTCATCAAGGGTTACCACACGGCCGCCTCGACGTTGAACCTCATCCGTGCGTTCACGCAGGGAGGCTTCGCCGACCTGCGCCAGGTGCACTCGTGGAACCAGGGCTTCGCATCGAACCCCGCCAACGCCCGCTACGAGACGATGGCGCGAGAGATCGACCGCGCGATCAAGTTCATGGAGGCGTGCGGCGCCGACTTCGAGTCGATCAAGCACACCGAGTTCTACACCGGTCACGAAGGCCTGCTCATGGACTACGAGCGACCCATGACCCGCATCGACTCGCGTACGGGCACCCCCTACGACACGTCGAGCCACTTCATCTGGATCGGTGAGCGCACGCGAGAACTCGACGGCGCGCACGTCGACTTCCTGTCGCGGGTGCGCAACCCGATCGGCGTCAAGCTCGGCCCCACGACGACGCCCGAGACCATGCTCGAGCTCGTCGAGAAGCTCGACCCGCTGCGCGAGCCGGGGCGTCTCACGTTCATCACCCGCATGGGTGCCGGCAAGATCCGCGAGGCGCTGCCGCCGCTGCTCGAGGCCATCAAGGCGAGCGACGCCAATCCGCTGTGGGTCACCGACCCCATGCACGGCAACGGCATCACGACGCCCAACGGCTACAAGACCCGTCGTTTCGACGACGTCGTCGACGAGGTCAAGGGCTTCTTCGAGGCGCACCGCGATGCGGGCACGCACCCGGGCGGCATCCACGTCGAGTTGACCGGCGACGATGTCACCGAGTGCCTCGGCGGTTCCGAGCACATCGACGAAGAGACGCTGGCGACGCGCTACGAGTCGCTCTGCGACCCCCGTCTGAACCACATGCAGTCCCTCGAGCTCGCGTTCCTCGTCGCCGAGGAGCTCGCC
Proteins encoded in this window:
- a CDS encoding class II 3-deoxy-7-phosphoheptulonate synthase, encoding MVQLVEPVVNADPSVIAGLDYWRTLPIKQQPAWPDPESAHAASAELATLPPLVFAGEVDTLRDRLAAASRGEAFLLQGGDCAETFAGATADQIRNRVKTVLQMAVVLTYGASMPVVKMGRMAGQFAKPRSSDTETRGDVTLPAYRGDIVNGYDFTPESRAADPARLIKGYHTAASTLNLIRAFTQGGFADLRQVHSWNQGFASNPANARYETMAREIDRAIKFMEACGADFESIKHTEFYTGHEGLLMDYERPMTRIDSRTGTPYDTSSHFIWIGERTRELDGAHVDFLSRVRNPIGVKLGPTTTPETMLELVEKLDPLREPGRLTFITRMGAGKIREALPPLLEAIKASDANPLWVTDPMHGNGITTPNGYKTRRFDDVVDEVKGFFEAHRDAGTHPGGIHVELTGDDVTECLGGSEHIDEETLATRYESLCDPRLNHMQSLELAFLVAEELAAR